The following coding sequences are from one Paenibacillus sp. FSL R5-0912 window:
- a CDS encoding right-handed parallel beta-helix repeat-containing protein — MEYHVAIQGSDQAPGTAEQPFRSISRAAALALPGDIITVHAGIYREWVSPANGGTEDQRIVYQSAGDGEVVITGAEPVADWQDEGDGVWSTMVPNTLFAVRNPYKVKLYGDWLFEGAFEPHLGEVYLDGKSLYECDGVEKLRNPEVWPQAKYAEDSLLQWYAEAGTAFTQIWANFGGRDPRSGNVEINVRPYCFWPEKTGRSYITVRGFTLRQASPQWAPPTALQEGLIGPHWSKGWIIEDNHISESKCTGISLGKEITTGHNEWSNGRSKGGTQREQEVIFRALRQDWHKDNIGSHIVRNNLIHDCEQAGIVGHLGGAFSQILQNRIYNIHHKRIFHGAEVGGIKLHASLDTQICGNVIYSSYRALWLDWQAQGTRISRNVFYDNLSEDFFMEVCHGPYMVDHNLFLSPMNFRNMAQGGAFVHNLFAGRFVVRPELTRYTPYHMPHETAVAGYSNIVGGDDRYYNNIFLRDEDTGNEQLPMTFFEHLPLAPRESLNDNGERVMDGIPDNSRCYLHPVGLGGYNDYPGSLDKQWWEYTKEEIKAMVEAGKPFHPEQMALPVAIQGNLYLKDAVPSTHEPNAKVYADRGLEIEVDPASGKVQVHIVNPELLRAAAPTVVTTNLLGRSYHAEMYYEEPDGSPYRFDRDFFNKQRPDTRVTPGPFELSDNGPVKIVL, encoded by the coding sequence ATGGAATATCATGTTGCCATTCAAGGGAGCGATCAGGCGCCGGGTACGGCGGAACAACCTTTCCGCTCCATTTCCCGCGCTGCGGCGCTTGCGTTGCCGGGAGATATCATTACAGTACATGCGGGGATCTACAGGGAATGGGTCAGTCCCGCCAATGGAGGCACGGAGGACCAGCGGATTGTATATCAATCGGCCGGAGACGGGGAAGTGGTGATTACCGGTGCTGAGCCGGTAGCCGACTGGCAAGACGAAGGAGACGGTGTCTGGAGCACGATGGTACCGAATACCCTCTTTGCTGTCCGCAATCCTTATAAGGTTAAACTGTACGGAGACTGGCTGTTTGAAGGTGCATTCGAGCCGCATCTGGGAGAGGTATACCTTGACGGCAAATCCCTGTATGAATGTGATGGCGTGGAGAAGCTGCGTAATCCCGAGGTTTGGCCGCAGGCCAAATATGCGGAGGACTCTTTGCTGCAGTGGTATGCGGAAGCAGGCACTGCCTTCACCCAAATCTGGGCGAACTTCGGCGGCAGAGATCCCCGAAGCGGGAATGTGGAAATCAATGTCCGTCCCTATTGCTTCTGGCCTGAGAAGACCGGCCGCAGCTACATAACGGTCAGGGGATTTACACTCCGGCAGGCCTCTCCCCAGTGGGCTCCGCCTACGGCTTTGCAGGAAGGGCTTATAGGTCCCCATTGGAGCAAGGGCTGGATTATTGAGGATAACCATATCAGCGAATCCAAATGTACTGGGATCAGCCTTGGCAAAGAAATAACGACCGGACATAACGAATGGTCAAATGGCCGCAGCAAAGGCGGAACGCAACGCGAGCAGGAGGTTATTTTCCGCGCACTCCGTCAGGATTGGCATAAGGACAACATTGGAAGTCATATCGTCCGCAATAACTTGATTCATGATTGTGAACAGGCCGGAATTGTCGGCCATTTAGGTGGGGCCTTCAGCCAGATTCTTCAGAACCGCATTTACAATATTCATCATAAACGTATTTTCCACGGGGCAGAGGTGGGCGGAATCAAGCTCCATGCTTCACTGGATACCCAGATTTGCGGGAATGTCATCTACAGCTCCTACCGGGCGTTATGGCTGGATTGGCAGGCGCAGGGCACCCGCATCAGCCGGAATGTATTTTATGACAATCTGTCCGAGGATTTCTTCATGGAGGTCTGCCACGGCCCTTATATGGTGGATCACAACCTGTTCCTGTCGCCGATGAATTTCCGCAATATGGCCCAGGGTGGTGCATTCGTCCATAATCTGTTTGCCGGCAGGTTCGTGGTGCGCCCTGAGCTTACCCGCTATACGCCGTACCATATGCCTCACGAGACAGCAGTGGCCGGGTACAGCAATATTGTGGGCGGTGACGACAGGTATTACAACAATATCTTCCTGCGTGATGAGGATACCGGCAATGAGCAGCTTCCGATGACGTTCTTCGAGCATCTCCCGCTTGCCCCAAGGGAGAGCCTTAACGATAACGGTGAACGGGTGATGGACGGTATCCCGGATAATTCCCGCTGTTATCTCCATCCTGTCGGGCTGGGCGGGTACAACGATTACCCGGGTTCCCTGGACAAGCAGTGGTGGGAATACACCAAGGAAGAGATTAAGGCGATGGTGGAGGCCGGGAAGCCGTTCCATCCCGAACAGATGGCCCTTCCAGTAGCGATCCAGGGCAATCTGTATTTGAAAGACGCGGTGCCGAGTACGCATGAGCCGAATGCTAAGGTCTATGCCGATAGGGGTCTTGAGATCGAGGTTGATCCGGCTTCGGGCAAGGTGCAGGTGCATATTGTGAACCCTGAGCTGCTGCGTGCAGCAGCGCCTACAGTAGTCACCACGAATCTGCTGGGCAGAAGCTATCACGCTGAGATGTATTATGAGGAACCGGATGGCTCCCCTTACCGTTTCGACCGTGACTTCTTCAATAAGCAGCGCCCGGACACCCGTGTGACTCCCGGACCGTTTGAATTATCAGATAATGGCCCAGTGAAAATTGTGCTGTAA
- a CDS encoding alpha/beta hydrolase, which produces MNGSNPKYLTQKPGYDQEQEGIARGEIRTIEYPSATVGNTRKARVYTPPGYSSAEKYSVLYLLHGIGGDEDEWYTHGKPQIILDNLYADQLLKPMIVVLPNGRAMLNDRPEGDIFAPDKVKAFETFESDLLNDLIPYIEANYSVQTDRMHRALAGLSMGGGQSLNMGLNNPDRFAWIGAFSPAPNTKEPELLVPGPQQTSAALSLLWLSCGDRDSLKYVSDRTHVYLAEHNVPHIWVEEQGDHDWPVWKNGLYQFSQLIF; this is translated from the coding sequence TTGAACGGAAGTAATCCGAAGTATTTGACGCAAAAACCGGGGTATGATCAGGAGCAGGAAGGTATCGCGCGGGGAGAGATCCGTACGATAGAATACCCCTCTGCTACAGTAGGCAACACCCGGAAGGCCCGGGTATATACACCGCCCGGATATTCCAGCGCAGAGAAATACAGCGTCTTATATCTGCTTCATGGGATTGGCGGGGATGAGGACGAATGGTATACTCACGGCAAACCGCAGATCATTCTGGACAATCTGTATGCCGATCAGTTGCTGAAGCCCATGATCGTTGTGTTGCCGAACGGCCGCGCGATGCTGAATGACCGGCCGGAAGGCGATATTTTCGCTCCTGACAAGGTGAAGGCCTTTGAGACGTTTGAATCTGATTTGCTGAACGATCTCATCCCTTATATTGAAGCGAATTATTCCGTTCAGACGGACCGGATGCACCGTGCCCTGGCCGGGTTATCCATGGGCGGCGGGCAATCGCTCAACATGGGTCTGAATAACCCGGACCGGTTCGCCTGGATCGGGGCGTTCTCCCCGGCGCCCAACACGAAGGAGCCTGAACTGCTGGTACCGGGCCCGCAGCAGACGTCCGCAGCGCTTAGCCTGCTCTGGTTATCCTGCGGAGATCGGGACAGCCTCAAGTATGTCAGCGACCGGACACATGTCTATTTGGCGGAGCATAACGTACCACATATCTGGGTGGAGGAGCAGGGCGACCACGACTGGCCGGTCTGGAAGAACGGTCTGTATCAGTTCTCGCAGCTTATATTTTAA
- a CDS encoding carbohydrate ABC transporter permease gives MSDNQTGLTPISRDINISKKTIKMQVSATDKIISTIVYILFSLFAFICVYPFYSIIINTISANDLSARGEIIFWPKGIHFQNYVDVFKIPGLGNAFVISLGRTVIGTLLTVGASAFLGFMFAQEDMWGKKFWYRFTIITMFFNAGIIPWYLTMRTLHLTDNFLAYILPSVVAPFFIILVKTFVEATPKELQQAASIDGAGIFTIFYKIILPISKPILATVAIFSAVNQWNSFQDTLLLVTDSKLYSLQFILYNYINQASSLSTMVNLQNAGSTAMATLATKQTSTSIRMTVTIIVVAPILLVYPIFQRFFVKGIIIGAVKG, from the coding sequence ATGAGTGACAACCAGACTGGACTTACGCCAATTAGCCGGGATATAAACATTTCCAAAAAAACGATCAAAATGCAGGTCAGCGCCACCGACAAAATTATTTCAACAATCGTCTATATCCTGTTCTCCCTCTTCGCCTTCATTTGTGTCTATCCGTTCTATTCGATCATTATCAATACCATCAGCGCGAACGATCTCAGTGCCAGGGGTGAGATTATCTTCTGGCCTAAGGGGATTCATTTCCAGAACTATGTAGATGTATTCAAAATACCGGGCCTTGGGAATGCCTTTGTCATTTCGCTGGGCAGAACGGTAATAGGCACCCTTCTCACTGTAGGTGCTTCTGCCTTCCTGGGATTCATGTTTGCGCAAGAGGATATGTGGGGCAAGAAATTCTGGTACCGCTTCACCATCATCACGATGTTCTTCAATGCCGGGATCATCCCGTGGTATCTGACCATGAGAACCCTGCATCTTACCGACAATTTCCTGGCGTATATTCTTCCGTCCGTGGTAGCCCCGTTCTTCATCATCCTAGTCAAAACCTTCGTGGAAGCTACGCCGAAGGAGCTGCAGCAGGCGGCCAGTATTGACGGTGCCGGGATCTTCACAATTTTCTACAAAATCATTCTGCCGATCAGCAAGCCTATCCTTGCAACCGTTGCCATCTTCTCGGCGGTCAATCAATGGAACTCCTTCCAGGATACGCTGCTGCTGGTGACGGACAGCAAATTGTACAGCCTGCAGTTCATTCTGTACAACTACATCAACCAGGCAAGTTCCTTGTCCACCATGGTTAATCTGCAGAACGCCGGATCAACGGCAATGGCCACTCTGGCTACCAAGCAGACCTCTACCTCCATCCGCATGACGGTAACCATTATCGTTGTCGCACCTATTCTGCTGGTATATCCGATCTTCCAGAGATTTTTCGTTAAAGGAATTATAATTGGTGCTGTCAAAGGCTAA
- a CDS encoding ABC transporter permease subunit → MRSQSIRSNSFRKFLYISPFMVLLAVFSYYPLYGWVYAFFDYTPPIPLSQSPFVGFKWFHSLVENQVKIDQLLQVIKNTFGISGLGILFSWLPMIFAIFLTEIKAVRFRKFIQTVTTLPNFISWVLVYSLAFSMFSSEGMVNGFLHMTGLSDSPVLFLQSSDHVWLTMWFWATWKTLGWSAILYIAAIMGIDESLYEAAYVDGATRMQVIRHVVLPSMMPTYFVLLMLQIASFLNNGLEQYFVFQNAFNKDTMQVLDLYVYNLAMGGGSYSVSVAISMLKSLISVVLLFSVNGLSKLLRGEGIV, encoded by the coding sequence ATGCGCAGCCAGAGCATAAGAAGCAATTCTTTCCGGAAATTTCTTTACATTTCGCCCTTTATGGTTTTACTTGCTGTCTTTTCATACTATCCGCTCTATGGATGGGTATATGCCTTCTTTGACTATACCCCGCCCATTCCGTTGTCCCAATCACCGTTTGTCGGCTTCAAATGGTTTCACTCCCTGGTCGAGAATCAGGTCAAGATTGATCAGTTGCTTCAGGTCATCAAGAACACCTTCGGCATCAGCGGACTGGGCATTCTCTTCTCCTGGCTCCCTATGATCTTCGCCATCTTCCTGACAGAGATCAAGGCTGTCCGGTTCCGTAAATTCATTCAGACCGTAACCACACTGCCTAACTTTATCAGCTGGGTCCTCGTCTACTCCCTGGCCTTCTCCATGTTCTCTAGTGAAGGTATGGTCAACGGCTTCCTCCACATGACGGGACTGTCCGATTCTCCGGTTCTTTTCCTTCAGAGCTCGGATCATGTCTGGCTTACCATGTGGTTCTGGGCTACCTGGAAGACACTCGGCTGGTCAGCTATCCTGTATATCGCCGCCATCATGGGCATTGACGAGTCGCTGTATGAAGCAGCTTATGTGGACGGTGCAACCCGGATGCAGGTGATCCGGCATGTCGTATTGCCAAGCATGATGCCGACTTATTTTGTTCTGCTGATGCTCCAGATTGCAAGCTTCCTGAACAATGGACTGGAGCAATATTTTGTCTTCCAGAATGCGTTTAACAAGGACACTATGCAGGTTCTCGATTTATATGTGTATAACCTCGCCATGGGCGGCGGCAGTTATTCCGTCTCCGTTGCCATCAGTATGCTGAAGAGCCTGATCAGCGTTGTGCTTCTCTTTTCGGTAAACGGACTGTCCAAATTATTGAGAGGAGAGGGCATCGTATGA
- a CDS encoding helix-turn-helix transcriptional regulator, with translation MLYRILCVERNRHVREIASYMAGSRLNNFILHAHADYSSDILRLIHSEGISLVLLNIRGVHTPGMRLCEQIRRGSSVPIILLGGSGDFELARQALLYNVSDYLTDPVDPSELGRSLEAVRRGFAPEDRPAAMAQDDQKASVQEPAPSCPIVSTIKQYVDEQLHHNITLKRISDSLNFNCAYLGQKFKQQENMSFNEYLLRQRMEKAKLLLETTDMKIYEIADAVGYTEIDWFYKKFREYTGASANEYRKQCFITA, from the coding sequence ATGTTGTACAGAATCTTGTGTGTCGAGCGGAACCGTCATGTGCGGGAGATCGCTTCTTATATGGCAGGGAGCAGGCTTAATAATTTCATCTTACATGCACATGCTGATTATTCTTCCGATATTCTCCGGCTGATCCATAGCGAGGGGATTTCACTGGTTCTTCTGAATATCCGGGGCGTCCACACGCCGGGCATGAGACTCTGTGAGCAGATTAGACGGGGGAGCTCCGTTCCGATTATCCTTCTGGGGGGCAGCGGGGATTTCGAATTGGCGCGTCAAGCGCTGCTCTATAATGTAAGCGATTACTTGACGGACCCGGTTGATCCGTCGGAGCTGGGCAGAAGTCTGGAGGCGGTTAGACGGGGCTTTGCCCCTGAGGACAGACCTGCTGCGATGGCACAGGATGATCAGAAGGCCAGTGTTCAAGAGCCGGCACCCTCCTGTCCGATCGTCAGTACGATCAAGCAGTACGTGGATGAGCAGCTCCATCATAATATTACACTCAAGCGGATCTCCGATTCCCTGAACTTCAATTGCGCGTATCTCGGACAGAAATTCAAACAGCAGGAGAATATGTCCTTCAACGAATATCTGCTGCGGCAGCGGATGGAGAAGGCGAAGCTGCTTCTGGAAACGACTGATATGAAGATCTATGAGATTGCAGATGCTGTAGGATATACGGAAATCGACTGGTTCTACAAAAAATTCAGAGAATACACCGGAGCAAGTGCCAACGAATACCGTAAGCAATGCTTCATCACAGCATGA
- a CDS encoding ABC transporter substrate-binding protein — protein sequence MRTKKVMSVLISMLLVAATTACGGGSGNGGNAGGGASAKPAASANTPAAEATPEASATAEPTTATPEMDFDMGGRTIKIVSWWDMTIPEDNPDNIQRSKNLKELQKKHNFKVEYVALDFGEYQKKVVASLVAGEPLGDIVRMGKAYMIPALTKQDLFWPVDDYTKNENAFNQQMTTEFSQYNGKGYGFSENAGNLISGVFYNRTLMKKLGMKPLQEYVNEDNWNWDTFTQVAKEANKDTDNNGKLDVWGLASGGFLEMALAANETDLTIDDKQNLDDPKALEVFKFISKLGAEKVARPTEGGDWQEPAQFFRQGNTLMYAGADYEANGFKTDMKDYDIGFVPFPKGPNATEYHSVESNVQFLTIPKKVENPEWLLYIWEKINDIESIYDYPKQASLESTYDNEDDINNAKLVEGGMLLTNHNTFSTMPYYELLDELKKGTSASTVIQKYKAKVQASVDAVYKK from the coding sequence ATGCGGACTAAAAAGGTAATGTCAGTACTCATTAGTATGTTGTTAGTGGCAGCAACGACGGCATGCGGCGGAGGATCAGGGAACGGCGGGAATGCCGGGGGAGGGGCGTCAGCGAAGCCGGCTGCTTCGGCGAATACGCCGGCGGCAGAGGCAACACCTGAAGCTTCAGCAACCGCAGAGCCAACCACCGCCACACCGGAAATGGATTTCGATATGGGCGGCAGAACGATCAAGATTGTCTCCTGGTGGGATATGACGATCCCTGAGGACAACCCGGACAATATCCAGCGCTCGAAGAATCTGAAGGAACTCCAGAAGAAGCATAATTTCAAGGTTGAATATGTGGCGCTGGACTTCGGCGAATACCAGAAGAAGGTTGTAGCTTCACTGGTGGCCGGTGAACCGCTTGGAGATATTGTCCGAATGGGCAAGGCCTATATGATTCCGGCGCTGACCAAGCAGGATCTGTTCTGGCCGGTTGATGATTATACGAAGAATGAGAATGCCTTCAACCAGCAAATGACGACGGAATTCTCACAATACAACGGCAAGGGCTATGGATTCTCGGAGAATGCGGGCAATCTGATCAGCGGTGTATTCTATAACCGGACCTTGATGAAGAAGCTAGGCATGAAGCCGCTTCAGGAATATGTTAACGAGGATAACTGGAACTGGGATACCTTCACCCAGGTAGCCAAAGAGGCCAATAAAGATACGGATAACAACGGTAAACTTGATGTCTGGGGACTGGCTTCAGGCGGGTTCCTGGAAATGGCCCTGGCCGCCAACGAGACTGATCTGACGATAGACGACAAGCAGAATCTCGATGATCCCAAGGCGCTGGAGGTCTTCAAGTTCATCTCGAAGCTGGGTGCCGAGAAGGTAGCCAGACCGACAGAAGGCGGCGACTGGCAGGAACCGGCGCAGTTCTTCCGCCAGGGGAACACGCTGATGTATGCGGGGGCGGATTATGAGGCGAATGGCTTCAAGACGGATATGAAGGATTATGATATCGGGTTTGTTCCTTTTCCCAAAGGCCCGAATGCGACCGAATATCACAGCGTAGAGTCCAATGTCCAGTTCCTGACGATCCCGAAGAAGGTCGAGAATCCGGAATGGCTGCTGTATATCTGGGAGAAGATCAACGACATCGAGTCGATCTACGATTATCCTAAGCAGGCATCCCTGGAGAGTACGTATGACAACGAAGATGATATCAATAATGCCAAGCTGGTAGAGGGCGGGATGCTGTTAACGAACCATAATACATTCTCGACCATGCCGTACTATGAGCTGCTTGACGAACTGAAGAAGGGAACTTCAGCCTCCACGGTCATCCAGAAGTACAAGGCTAAGGTCCAGGCTTCTGTGGACGCCGTATACAAAAAATAA
- a CDS encoding extracellular solute-binding protein: MNIRNRSTAIILVVVLLAGTIWILNSSGQPVHSDSPAAGKFTAVLQEAEEGSYEAYLKQYGNAARPERELRIEGEDYSRNQGDLFEVKAQYEGLDGTAVITPEEGTISWEVPVPEAGLYNIRVHYYPVEGKSSSIERSFSINQQIPFKGADTLLFDRVWGNREEVIKQDDRGNDLRPRQVEQPVWQSTVIADSEGFYEEPYSFYLEQGNQTLSLSALREPMAIDYIELFQDREVRSYAEAKQEYEAKGLKPVTEPDIEVQAEAASAKSSPTLYPLSDRSSPAVVPYDVSNLRINTIGGVNWKLPGQWIEWQIDVPEDGLYRIALKEKQNQLRGVYANRSLTIDGEYPFTEMKQIRFNYSPGWQMNVLGGEEPYLFHLTKGTHRLRLTVTLGDIAPLVRTVQSSVLTLNEMYRNVLAITSNNPDKFRDYQLEKRIPNMTKVFKEQAEIIRSVGEYLEQATGERSDKVSVLYSMVTQLEDMAEHPDTVAKRLVSFKTNVGGLGTWILSVREQPLTLDSLVISAPGKPLPRAQATFFQKLKHELRAYGASYTADYDSIGNVAKNQKSITVWISTGRDQAQVMKSMIDDTFTPDTGISVALRLVPPNILLPATLAGEGPDVAMQIGEDLPVNYAMRKASADLSLFADFEEVASRFRDSALTPYQYNGSVYGLPEQQIFPMLFYRKDILKELGLEPPTTWEEVYNVVSVLQRHNLEFYLPLEDTLNNATLVPNAAFTMLLYQNGGQLYTDDQKRSALNSETSMSEFNTWTQFYTNYKFPVKVDFPNRFRTGEIPIGIADYTIYNSLTVMAPEIRNLWEFAVVPGTKQADGTVDHSVASHTTGVMLLENAKDKDSSWEFMKWWTDKDTQVQYGREMEGLMGAAARYPTANIEALEELPWPVKDYTQLEDQWQWVKGNPQVPGGYFTGRHLDNAFRKVVNGNVNPREALSDYLIYINDEIQIKRKEFKLPY, encoded by the coding sequence TTGAATATTCGAAATAGAAGCACAGCGATAATATTGGTTGTTGTCCTGCTGGCCGGGACGATCTGGATATTGAATTCCTCGGGGCAGCCTGTTCATTCCGATTCTCCGGCGGCGGGCAAGTTCACTGCCGTCCTGCAGGAAGCGGAGGAAGGCAGCTATGAAGCTTATCTGAAGCAATACGGGAACGCTGCACGGCCAGAGCGGGAGCTCCGGATTGAGGGGGAGGACTATTCCCGCAATCAGGGTGACCTCTTTGAAGTCAAAGCGCAATACGAGGGGCTTGACGGCACGGCGGTCATTACCCCGGAAGAGGGAACGATCTCCTGGGAGGTGCCGGTTCCGGAAGCCGGACTGTACAACATCCGGGTTCATTATTACCCGGTGGAAGGCAAAAGCTCCTCCATTGAGCGTTCCTTCTCCATTAATCAGCAGATCCCGTTCAAGGGTGCGGATACATTATTGTTCGACCGGGTCTGGGGGAACCGTGAGGAGGTCATCAAGCAGGACGACCGCGGGAACGATCTCCGCCCCAGACAGGTGGAGCAGCCGGTGTGGCAGTCCACGGTGATTGCCGACAGTGAGGGCTTCTATGAGGAGCCGTATTCCTTCTATCTGGAGCAGGGGAATCAGACCTTGTCGCTGAGCGCACTCCGTGAGCCGATGGCTATAGATTACATTGAGCTGTTTCAGGACCGGGAAGTGAGGTCTTATGCGGAGGCCAAACAGGAGTATGAGGCGAAAGGGTTGAAGCCGGTAACAGAGCCTGATATCGAAGTTCAGGCCGAAGCGGCGTCCGCCAAATCCTCGCCTACTTTATACCCGCTATCTGACCGCTCCAGTCCGGCGGTTGTTCCTTATGATGTCTCCAATTTAAGGATCAATACGATCGGAGGGGTGAACTGGAAGCTGCCGGGGCAATGGATTGAGTGGCAGATTGACGTCCCCGAAGACGGGCTGTACCGGATAGCGCTCAAGGAGAAGCAGAATCAGCTACGGGGCGTCTATGCCAACCGCAGCTTGACGATTGACGGTGAATACCCGTTCACCGAGATGAAGCAAATCCGGTTCAATTACAGTCCCGGCTGGCAGATGAACGTACTCGGCGGGGAGGAGCCTTACCTGTTCCATCTTACCAAAGGGACACACCGGCTAAGGCTGACCGTAACGCTGGGCGATATCGCGCCTCTGGTCCGTACCGTTCAGTCCAGCGTCCTGACCTTGAATGAAATGTACCGCAATGTTCTGGCGATAACCTCCAATAATCCGGACAAATTCCGCGATTATCAGCTGGAGAAGCGGATACCGAATATGACCAAGGTATTCAAGGAGCAGGCAGAGATTATCCGCAGTGTCGGTGAATATCTGGAGCAGGCGACCGGAGAGCGCAGCGACAAAGTATCGGTCCTGTACTCGATGGTAACCCAACTGGAGGATATGGCAGAGCATCCGGATACGGTAGCCAAACGGCTGGTCTCCTTCAAAACAAATGTCGGCGGACTGGGCACCTGGATACTTAGCGTACGGGAGCAGCCGCTGACGCTGGATTCCCTGGTGATCTCGGCACCCGGCAAGCCGCTGCCCCGTGCGCAGGCTACCTTCTTCCAGAAGCTGAAGCATGAGCTGAGGGCGTATGGCGCCTCGTATACCGCTGATTATGACAGCATCGGTAATGTGGCGAAGAACCAGAAATCGATAACGGTCTGGATTTCGACTGGCCGGGATCAGGCTCAGGTGATGAAGAGCATGATTGACGATACGTTCACCCCGGATACGGGCATCTCCGTTGCGCTGAGACTGGTGCCTCCGAATATTCTGCTGCCCGCCACCCTGGCAGGGGAAGGGCCGGATGTAGCCATGCAGATCGGAGAGGACCTTCCGGTTAACTATGCCATGCGTAAGGCATCTGCGGATTTATCCCTCTTCGCGGACTTCGAGGAGGTGGCCTCCCGGTTCCGGGACAGCGCCCTCACGCCTTACCAGTATAACGGAAGCGTCTACGGGCTTCCCGAGCAGCAGATCTTCCCGATGCTCTTCTACCGGAAGGATATTCTGAAGGAGCTTGGGCTGGAGCCGCCAACCACCTGGGAGGAGGTCTACAACGTAGTCTCCGTGCTGCAGAGGCATAACCTGGAGTTCTATCTGCCGCTGGAGGATACGCTGAACAATGCTACGCTGGTGCCGAATGCGGCTTTCACCATGCTGCTCTATCAGAACGGGGGTCAATTGTATACGGACGACCAGAAGCGAAGCGCATTGAACTCGGAGACCTCCATGAGTGAATTCAACACATGGACCCAGTTCTATACCAATTACAAGTTCCCGGTGAAGGTGGACTTTCCGAACCGCTTCCGTACCGGGGAGATCCCGATCGGGATTGCCGATTATACCATCTACAACAGCCTGACCGTGATGGCACCGGAGATCCGTAACCTGTGGGAATTCGCGGTGGTGCCCGGAACGAAGCAGGCGGACGGTACGGTAGACCATAGCGTAGCCAGTCATACGACCGGCGTAATGCTGTTGGAGAATGCCAAGGACAAGGATTCGTCCTGGGAATTCATGAAGTGGTGGACGGATAAGGACACCCAGGTCCAGTACGGCCGGGAAATGGAAGGGCTGATGGGGGCGGCGGCACGTTATCCGACCGCCAATATCGAGGCGCTGGAGGAATTGCCGTGGCCGGTGAAGGATTATACCCAGCTGGAGGACCAGTGGCAATGGGTGAAGGGCAATCCGCAGGTTCCGGGCGGATACTTCACAGGCAGACATCTGGACAATGCGTTCCGCAAGGTGGTTAACGGGAACGTGAATCCGCGCGAAGCTCTGTCGGATTATCTGATCTATATTAACGATGAAATTCAGATCAAACGGAAGGAATTCAAACTTCCGTATTAG
- a CDS encoding carbohydrate ABC transporter permease → MVQIHNTAEPALHGLAGGPVKVSRRAQLWKDIKKSKHYYFMMSPYMIIFFLFTVIPVVVSFGLSFFYFNMLETPRFVGWENYSRLLLGDDVFMIALKNTFLFAVITGPLSYIACFLFAWLINELSPFVRALMTLVFYAPSISGNVFFIWLIVFSGDSYGYLNGFLMKIGVLLEPIQWLQNEKYILAIVIIVQLWLSLGTSFLAFIAGLQTVDQTLFEAGAMDGIRNRWQELWFITLPSMRPQLMFGAVMQITASFAVAEVSIALAGFPSVNYAGHTVVTHLMDYGTLRFEMGYASAIATILFGIMLGTNMMTQKLLRKVGE, encoded by the coding sequence ATGGTACAAATACACAATACCGCTGAACCAGCCTTACATGGGCTGGCCGGCGGTCCCGTCAAGGTGTCCCGCCGGGCGCAATTATGGAAAGATATCAAGAAGAGCAAACATTATTATTTCATGATGAGTCCCTATATGATCATCTTCTTCCTGTTCACAGTGATCCCGGTGGTCGTCTCCTTCGGGCTAAGCTTCTTCTACTTCAATATGCTGGAGACGCCGCGGTTCGTCGGGTGGGAGAACTATTCAAGGCTGCTTCTGGGCGACGATGTATTCATGATTGCGCTGAAGAATACCTTCCTGTTCGCAGTCATCACGGGTCCGTTAAGCTATATCGCCTGCTTCCTGTTCGCTTGGCTGATCAATGAACTGTCGCCCTTCGTCCGGGCGCTGATGACGCTGGTATTCTATGCGCCATCCATCTCGGGCAATGTGTTCTTTATCTGGCTGATCGTCTTCTCGGGGGACAGCTACGGGTATCTCAACGGCTTCCTGATGAAGATCGGGGTGCTGCTGGAGCCGATCCAATGGCTGCAGAATGAGAAGTATATCCTCGCCATTGTCATTATCGTTCAGCTCTGGCTTAGTCTGGGCACCAGCTTCCTGGCCTTCATCGCCGGTCTGCAGACCGTAGACCAAACGCTGTTCGAGGCGGGGGCCATGGACGGGATCAGGAACCGCTGGCAGGAGCTGTGGTTCATCACGCTGCCGTCCATGCGGCCGCAGCTAATGTTCGGTGCAGTTATGCAGATCACCGCCTCCTTCGCGGTGGCCGAGGTCTCCATCGCGCTTGCGGGGTTCCCAAGCGTCAACTATGCGGGGCATACGGTGGTAACCCATCTGATGGATTACGGGACGCTCCGTTTTGAGATGGGCTATGCTTCTGCCATTGCTACCATTCTCTTCGGCATTATGCTCGGAACCAATATGATGACCCAAAAACTGCTCAGAAAGGTGGGTGAATGA